The nucleotide window CCGTTTGAGTGACGATTCACGCGAACTGCTGGCCCGCTGCGGGATTAAAATTAACCTGCACACTCAGCGCCTGATTGCACTGGCTGAAAATATGCCCATCGACATTCTGCGCGTGCGTGATGACGATATCCCGGGGCTGGTGATGGATGGCGTTGTTGACCTCGGCATTATCGGCGAAAACGTGCTGGAAGAAGAGTTACTGACTCGCCGTGCCCAGGGTGAGGATCCGCGTTACTTTACCCTGCGTCGTCTGGATTTCGGCGGCTGCCGCCTGTCGCTGGCCACACCGGTCGATGAAGCCTGGGATGGCCCGGTCGCGCTGAACGGTAAGCGTATTGCCACCTCTTACCCGCACCTGCTGAAGCGTTATCTGGATCAGAAAGGCGTGCAGTTTAAATCCTGCCTGCTGAACGGTTCTGTTGAAGTAGCGCCGCGCGCGGGTCTGGCTGACGCTATCTGTGACCTCGTCTCTACCGGTGCCACGCTGGAAGCGAACGGCCTGCGCGAAGTAGAAGTGATTTATCGCTCTAAAGCCTGTCTTATCCAGCGCGATGGCGAAATGGCCGATGCCAAACAGCAGTTGATCGACAAACTGCTGACCCGTATTCAGGGCGTCATTCAGGCTCGCGAATCTAAATACATCATGATGCACGCGCCTACCGAGCGTCTGGATGAAGTGATTGCCCTGCTGCCAGGCGCTGAGCGCCCCACTATTCTGCCACTGGCGGGCGATCAGCAGCGCGTGGCAATGCACATGGTGAGTAGCGAAACCCTGTTCTGGGAAACAATGGAAAAACTGAAGGCACTGGGCGCAAGCTCCATTCTGGTGCTGCCAATTGAGAAGATGATGGAGTAACGGCCATGAGCTTTAACACAATCATCGACTGGAATAATTGTACCGAAGAGCAGCAAAGTGAGTTGCTGATGCGCCCGGCGATCTCCGCCTCTGAGAGCATCACCCGCACCGTAGCGGAGATCCTCAATAACGTCAAAGCCCGGGGTGACGATGCGCTGCGTGAGTACAGCGCGAAGTTTGATAAAACCGAGGTTGGTGCGTTAAAGATCACAGAACAGGAAATGGCAGACGCCAGTAACCGTCTCGGAGATGAGATTAAGCAGGCAATGGCCGTCGCGGTGAAAAACATCGACACCTTCCATACCGCGCAAAAATTGCAGACGGTGGATGTGGAAACCCTGCCGGGCGTGCGCTGCCAGCAGGTCACGCGCCCGGTGGCATCTGTCGGCCTGTATATTCCCGGCGGTTCTGCGCCACTGTTTTCTACGGTATTAATGCTGGCAACCCCGGCGCGTATCGCCGGTTGCCAGAACGTGGTGCTCTGCTCCCCACCACCGATTGCCGATGAAATTCTGTATGCCGCAAAGCTCTGCGGCGTGCAGGAGGTCTTTAAAGTGGGTGGCGCGCAGGCGATTTCCGCGCTGGCATTTGGCACCGAATCGATTCCTAAGGTCGACAAAATTTTCGGCCCGGGCAATGCCTTTGTGACCGAAGCCAAGCGCCAGGTCAGCCAACGGCTGGACGGCGCAGCCATTGACATGCCTGCCGGCCCGTCGGAAGTGCTGGTGATTGCCGACAGCGGTGCAACACCGGACTTCGTGGCCTCTGACCTGCTCTCCCAGGCAGAACACGGCCCGGATTCGCAGGTGATTTTACTGACGCCAGATGCCGATATGGCAAAACGCGTGGGTGAAGCGGTAGAACGTCAGCTCGCGGATCTGCCGCGCGCCGAAACGGCACGCCAGGCGCTATCCGCCAGCCGCCTGATTGTGGCTCGCGATATTGCCCAGTGTATTACCATTTCTAACCAGTACGGTCCGGAACACCTGATCATTCAGACCCGCAACGCGCGTGACCTGGTGGACGGTATTACCAGCGCTGGCTCGGTGTTCCTGGGTGACTGGTCGCCGGAATCCGCGGGGGATTACGCCTCCGGAACCAACCACGTTCTGCCGACTTACGGCTATACCTCCACATGCTCAAGCCTCGGTCTGGCGGATTTCCAGAAACGCATGACCGTGCAGGAGCTGTCTCGTGAAGGATTTGCCGCTCTGGCTTCCACCATTGAAACCCTGGCAGCAGCCGAACGACTGACCGCCCACAAAAACGCCGTGACGCTGCGTGTTGCAGCCCTGAAGGAGCAAGCATGAACATTGAAGAATTAGCCCGCGAAAATGTCCGTCGACTGACTCCTTATCAGTCTGCTCGTCGCCTGGGGGGGAAAGGTGATGTCTGGCTGAATGCCAACGAATTCCCGACGGCAGTGCAATTTGAGCTGTCACAGCAAACGCTGAACCGTTATCCGGAATGTCAGCCAAAAGCCGTGATTGAAAACTACGCGCAATACGCGGGCGTGAAGCCTGAGCAGGTACTGGTCAGCCGTGGGGCCGATGAAGGGATTGAGCTGTTGATCCGTGCCTTCTGCGAGCCGGGTAAAGATGCAGTCATGTACTGCCAGCCAACCTACGGGATGTATGGCGTCAGCGCTGAAACCTTTGGTGTGACGTGCCGCAACATACTGTCGCTGGACGACTGGCAGCTCGATCTCCAGAGCATCGCCGATAATCTCGACGGCGTGAAAGTGGTGTTTGTCTGCAGCCCAAATAACCCAACCGGACAGATTATCAAGGCGCAGGATATCCGCACCTTGCTGGAGATGACTCGCGGTAAAGCGCTGGTTGTGGCTGACGAAGCCTATATTGAGTTCTGCCCGCAGGCCACGCTGGCAGGCTGGCTCGCAGAGTACCCACACCTGGTGGTACTGCGTACCTTATCAAAAGCGTTTGCCCTCGCAGGCCTGCGCTGCGGGTTTACGCTGGCAAATCAAGAGG belongs to Enterobacter cloacae and includes:
- the hisC gene encoding histidinol-phosphate aminotransferase; translated protein: MNIEELARENVRRLTPYQSARRLGGKGDVWLNANEFPTAVQFELSQQTLNRYPECQPKAVIENYAQYAGVKPEQVLVSRGADEGIELLIRAFCEPGKDAVMYCQPTYGMYGVSAETFGVTCRNILSLDDWQLDLQSIADNLDGVKVVFVCSPNNPTGQIIKAQDIRTLLEMTRGKALVVADEAYIEFCPQATLAGWLAEYPHLVVLRTLSKAFALAGLRCGFTLANQEVIDLLLKVIAPYPLSTPVADIAAQALAPQGIDAMRERVAQILEERQYLVSALKAIPCVEQVFDSETNYILVRFTASSAVFKSLWDQGIILRDQNKQPSLSGCLRITVGTRAESQRVIDALKAEKV
- the hisD gene encoding histidinol dehydrogenase, whose translation is MSFNTIIDWNNCTEEQQSELLMRPAISASESITRTVAEILNNVKARGDDALREYSAKFDKTEVGALKITEQEMADASNRLGDEIKQAMAVAVKNIDTFHTAQKLQTVDVETLPGVRCQQVTRPVASVGLYIPGGSAPLFSTVLMLATPARIAGCQNVVLCSPPPIADEILYAAKLCGVQEVFKVGGAQAISALAFGTESIPKVDKIFGPGNAFVTEAKRQVSQRLDGAAIDMPAGPSEVLVIADSGATPDFVASDLLSQAEHGPDSQVILLTPDADMAKRVGEAVERQLADLPRAETARQALSASRLIVARDIAQCITISNQYGPEHLIIQTRNARDLVDGITSAGSVFLGDWSPESAGDYASGTNHVLPTYGYTSTCSSLGLADFQKRMTVQELSREGFAALASTIETLAAAERLTAHKNAVTLRVAALKEQA
- the hisG gene encoding ATP phosphoribosyltransferase, which encodes MLDNSRLRIAIQKSGRLSDDSRELLARCGIKINLHTQRLIALAENMPIDILRVRDDDIPGLVMDGVVDLGIIGENVLEEELLTRRAQGEDPRYFTLRRLDFGGCRLSLATPVDEAWDGPVALNGKRIATSYPHLLKRYLDQKGVQFKSCLLNGSVEVAPRAGLADAICDLVSTGATLEANGLREVEVIYRSKACLIQRDGEMADAKQQLIDKLLTRIQGVIQARESKYIMMHAPTERLDEVIALLPGAERPTILPLAGDQQRVAMHMVSSETLFWETMEKLKALGASSILVLPIEKMME